CGGGCCATCGACGCGGTCTGCACTGTCGGGCGCACGCTGAAGTCGGGCACCACGGTGACATTCGAGGTGGTAGATGCCTGACGTGCGATTGACGGCATGGGTGCACGGCCATGTTCAGGGCGTGGGATTTCGCTGGTGGACCCGCTGTCGGGCGCTGGAGCAGGGCCTGACCGGGTACGCGGCCAACCAGGCCGACGGCCGGGTGCTGGTGGTGGCCAACGGCACGCGCGAGGGCGGCGAACGGCTCCTCGAACTCCTGCAGGGTGGCGATACGCCGGGCCGGGTGGACAAGGTGGTCGCCGACTGGTCGGAGCCGACGGAGCAGTTCAGCGGTTTCGTCGAGCGCTAGCGCCGGGCACTGCTGCCACTACAGCGCCGTTGTCGCTGTGAGCCGGGCATACCGACTGCCGGCCGAGCCAGAGGCCACTGTGGCAGCTGTGACCACTGCGACGGCAGTCA
This genomic stretch from Mycobacterium paragordonae harbors:
- a CDS encoding acylphosphatase; translated protein: MPDVRLTAWVHGHVQGVGFRWWTRCRALEQGLTGYAANQADGRVLVVANGTREGGERLLELLQGGDTPGRVDKVVADWSEPTEQFSGFVER